In Mobula birostris isolate sMobBir1 chromosome 12, sMobBir1.hap1, whole genome shotgun sequence, one genomic interval encodes:
- the LOC140206164 gene encoding E3 SUMO-protein ligase ZBED1-like: MLRECAAQLEEGEELERHSALGDGDTYPPVTEDDISMALRSYPLGSGGRRRAAELKTKRALPAGGGGQDWAQAWDFFRRLNERCVECSLCRKQLCYHNSTASLREHLRRKHHLGDAEGRPFPDEGSSSSESMGQEPELKKMAVHGAEMAVEKRDEAIDDLITGMVFRDLQPLSLVTDQGFRRLLGFLEPSYRLPSGTQLAAHLRHRYTLCKLRLAHQLRAVPCMALSTHGWSTPARRAYLTVSAHFIDGRWRPARCVLSTGPAATGSRELLRSALGDLGVPWQAVSCVVRDGGGAGERPADNCPHLSCAARTLQQCIKQGLRTEAVQDALLSARRLVAHFQQDPRATARLDDRLAEGSAEAPGPALLLDTPCHWDTTFDMCRRLLDTRWALREALQQEEEWEGGEPTVPDLSDGQWELMRNLLPILKPLKVALCFLGEPQNASVSSLLPCLHGVLAALGQQPVEASSACGAVCARIRSEISQRWRLQHDEELADNPAVLASFLDPRFKDLRFLSARSREQVQRRVKALLSAALPEPRSPSTSSEGERASAEPKPSEYDLLFGEDPVDRLPELHQQMESYLAEPLRKRHTDPFQWWRDNAHRFPALASLARRYLAVPATAGRPFLASGRLPDDTRAALSPEDINRIIFLHQNFDYIESLK; encoded by the coding sequence ACGATATTTCCATGGCGCTGCGCTCCTACCCGCTGGGCAGCGGCGGAAGGCGCAGGGCGGCCGAGCTGAAGACGAAGCGGGCGCTGCCCGCGGGCGGCGGCGGCCAGGACTGGGCGCAGGCCTGGGATTTCTTCCGGAGGCTGAACGAGCGCTGCGTGGAGTGCAGCCTGTGTCGCAAGCAGCTCTGTTACCACAACAGCACGGCCAGCCTGCGGGAGCACCTGCGGCGCAAGCACCACCTCGGCGACGCGGAGGGGCGCCCCTTCCCCGACGAGGGCTCCTCGTCCTCGGAGTCCATGGGCCAGGAGCCCGAACTGAAGAAGATGGCGGTCCACGGCGCGGAGATGGCGGTCGAGAAGCGGGACGAGGCGATCGACGACCTGATCACCGGGATGGTGTTCCGGGACCTGCAGCCGCTCTCGCTGGTCACCGACCAGGGCTTCAGGCGGCTGCTGGGCTTCCTGGAGCCCAGCTACCGGCTGCCGTCGGGGACGCAGCTGGCCGCTCACCTGCGCCACAGGTACACGCTGTGCAAGCTGCGGCTGGCCCACCAGCTTCGCGCCGTGCCCTGCATGGCCCTTTCCACGCACGGCTGGAGCACCCCGGCTCGGCGGGCCTACCTGACCGTGTCGGCGCACTTCATCGACGGCCGCTGGAGGCCGGCGCGCTGCGTGCTGAGCACCGGGCCCGCGGCCACGGGCAGCCGGGAGCTGCTGCGCTCGGCCCTCGGCGACCTGGGCGTGCCGTGGCAGGCGGTGAGCTGCGTGGTGCGCGACGGCGGCGGGGCCGGGGAGCGGCCGGCCGACAACTGCCCGCACCTCTCCTGCGCCGCCCGCACGCTGCAGCAGTGCATCAAGCAGGGGCTGCGGACGGAGGCGGTGCAGGACGCCCTGCTGTCGGCCCGCCGCCTCGTCGCTCACTTCCAACAAGACCCGCGGGCCACTGCCCGCCTCGACGACCGGCTGGCCGAGGGCAGCGCCGAGGCCCCGGGCCCAGCCCTGCTGCTCGACACCCCGTGCCACTGGGACACCACCTTCGACATGTGCCGGCGGCTGCTGGACACACGCTGGGCGCTCAGGGAGGCTCTGCAACAGGAGGaggagtgggagggtggggagccAACGGTGCCCGACCTCTCCGATGGCCAGTGGGAGCTTATGCGCAACCTGCTGCCCATTCTGAAGCCCCTCAAGGTGGCCCTGTGCTTTCTGGGCGAGCCGCAGAACGCCTCCGTCTCCTCCCTGCTGCCTTGCTTGCACGGGGTGTTGGCCGCCCTCGGGCAGCAGCCGGTCGAGGCCAGCTCGGCCTGCGGCGCCGTCTGCGCCCGGATCCGCTCTGAGATCAGCCAGCGCTGGCGCCTGCAGCATGACGAGGAGCTGGCGGACAACCCCGCCGTCCTCGCCTCCTTCCTGGACCCCCGCTTCAAAGACCTGCGCTTCCTGAGCGCCCGGTCCCGGGAGCAGGTGCAGCGCCGGGTGAAGGCGCTGCTCTCCGCCGCGCTCCCGGAGCCGCGCTCGCCCAGCACCTCCTCGGAGGGCGAGCGGGCCTCGGCCGAGCCCAAGCCCAGCGAGTACGATCTCCTGTTTGGCGAGGACCCGGTGGACCGCCTTCCGGAGCTCCACCAGCAGATGGAGAGCTATCTGGCCGAGCCCCTCCGCAAGCGCCACACGGACCCGTTCCAGTGGTGGCGGGACAACGCACACCGCTTCCCCGCCCTCGCCAGCCTAGCCCGTCGCTACCTGGCCGTGCCCGCCACTGCCGGCCGGCCGTTCCTCGCCTCCGGCCGGCTGCCGGACGACACCAGGGCGGCACTGTCTCCCGAGGACATCAACCGGATCATCTTCTTGCACCAGAACTTCGATTACATCGAATCGCTGAAGTGA